TTGGCGTAGGTGTTGATGCGGATGCCGAACCAGGCCACGCCGTAGCTGCCGGCGATGCCGATGAGGCTGAACAGCAGGATGATGAAGACCTTGACCGCCGCGAACTTCAGCAGCACGGCGAAGTAGAGCAGGATGATGACGGCGATGAACAGCTCCAGCACGAGCAGCAGCTTGCCCTGCTGGATCAGGTAGGTCTTGCAGGTCTCGTAGATGAGGGCCGAGATGTCCGACATCGACTTGTGGACGGGCATGTTCTTGACGCGCTGCATCATGAGCAGCCCGAAGCCGATGCCCAGGACGCAGACGAGCAGGCCGGCCGTCAGCAGTCCGCGCCCCTCGGTCAGGGGCGGCAGGACCAGGTTGGCCTCGCCGCCGGGGGCGTGCTGGGCCAGGGCCGCCGGGGCGGCGCCGAGGAGCAGGATGAGCGCGGTGGCGGCCGCGGCCAGGCGGGCGGGCGTGGCGGACCCGGGCCGGGCGTGGTCGAGCGCACGGAACATGACGACCCCTCTTTCGGGATTGGCGACCTCTCGGCGGCCCGGAACCCGGGTGCGCCGGTGGCGACAAGCGTTGGCAGACCGTGGTCTGTTATCCCCGCCGGGCGGGGTGCTGTCAAGGATGGATGCACCGGGGCGGCCGGCGGGCCTCCGCCCGGTCGATATCGAGTCTCAACGATAATGTAACAGGTGGGAACTGCCAGGAGATTGTGTGTTCCGAAGTGGTTCCGCACGGCACGAAGCCTGCTTGACGAGGTGGTGACGTTGCCGGTCATCCTGTTTATTTCTTGACATAAGGTGTTTCGGAAAAAACATTTGTGGTGGATTCCGGGATCGACCCGGGCCGTACCACCACAGGGGAGAGTGCTCGCATGGCTCGATTCTATCTGGAAAAGGGCAAGGTAGCGGCGTTCATCGGCCATCTGCAGCAGCAGAAGACGGTGTACGCGCCGCACCGCAAGGGCCGCAACGCGTTCGCGTTCGCGCCGGTCGAGCGGCCGCAGGACGTGGTGCTGGACTACCCGCGGAGCGTCAGCTCGATCAAGAGGTACTTCCTGCCGCCGCGCGAGGAGCTGCTCAGCTTCAACCTGGTCGAGAACACCTGCGAGCAGCCGGCGGTCGCGCCGCTGGACGCCGTGTTCCTGGGCGTCCACAGCTACGACGTCCACGCGGTGCTGAAGCTCGACCACAACTTCGTGACGGGCAACCCGGAGCGGAACTACCTGACGCGGCGCCAGGGCGCGCTGATCGTCGGGGTGGGCTTCACGCCCGACCGGTTCCACTTCAGCGGCTCGGTGGGCATCCCGGCCGGCGACACCACCGGCTGCGACCTGTTCCTGCACCCGTGCGAGGGCGGCTACGCGCTCGAGGCGCTGACCCCCGGCGGCGAGGGCCTGATCGCCGGCTTCCCGCTGCCCGCCCACAAGGCGGGCCTGCCGGCCGCGGCCCCCTTCCACCAGCACATCTACGTCCCGCAGGCCAAGCTCAAGGACGTCCTGGCCCACGGCTACGACAGCGAGGTGTGGGAGGAGGAGGCCGAGAAGTGCACGAGCTGCGGCACCTGCAACCTCGTCTGCCCCACCTGCTACTGCTTCGACGTCGAGGACGGGGTCGACATCACGGTGACCCGCGGCAGCCGCGAGCGCCACTGGGACGGCTGCATGCTGCGCAGCTTCACCGAGGTGGCCGGCGGCGAGGTCTTCCGCGAGGAGCCGGCCGCGCGCCAGCGCCACCGCGTGTTCCGCAAGTTCAAGTACATCTCCGACGAGACGGGCGAGCCCTGGTGCGTGGGCTGCGGGCGCTGCACGGCGTCCTGCACCGCCGGGATCAGCATCGTCTCGATCGTCAACCGTCTGGTGAACGACTACGACGCCGTCAAGGCCTAGGTCCCGTCAAGGAGAGGCAAGATGACCAAGCGAGAACTCATCACTCCCGCCGCGACGAAGGACCTGTACCTGCCCGTCATGGCGGAGATCACGGACGTGCGGTCGATGACGCCGCTGGAGAAGCTGTTCGAGATCAGGCTGCCGGGCGGCGCCGACCTGGGGCACCGGCCGGGGCAGTTTGTCGAGGTGTCGCTGTTCGGCGTCGGCGAGGCGCCGATCTCGGTCTCCTCGTCGCCGACGAAGAAGGGCGCCTTCGAGCTGGGCATCCGCAAGGTGGGCATGCTCACCGAGATGATCCACCGCATGCAGCCCGGCGAGCGCATCGGCATCCGCGGCCCCTTCGGCAGCGGCTTCGACATGTCCAAGTTCAAGGGCAAGGACGTGCTGGTGGTCGCCGGCGGCATCGGCCTGGTGCCGCTGCGCTCGCTGATCAACTACGTCCTGGACAACCGCGGCGACTTCGGCCGGCTCATCATCTGCTACGGCAGCAAGAGCGACACCGACCTGCTGTTCGAGGAGGAGCGGCGCCTGTGGGAGAGCGACCCCCGGGTCGAGTTCCACCTCACCGTGGACCGCGGATCGCCGGGCTGGCAGGGCCGCACCGGCGTCATCACGACCCTGATCCCGGGCCTGGACCTGGATCTCCCGAACACCCTGGCCTGCGTCTGCGGGCCCCCGGTCATGTACCGGTTCGTCCTGCTGGCCCTGAAGTCCAAGCGCCTCCCCGAGGAGAACATCTACATGTCCCTCGAGCGCCGCATGAAGTGCGGCGTGGGCAAGTGCGGGCACTGCCAGATCAACGGCAGCTACGTCTGCCAGGACGGGCCCGTCTACCACTACCCCGACATCAAGGCACTCCGGGAGGCTCTGTGATGGCGAACAAACCGAGAGTCGGCATCTTCGACTTCACCGGCTGCGAGGGCTGCGAGCTCAACCAGCTGAATTTCGAGGATCAGCTCCTGGACATCCTGGAGCACGTGGAGATCGTCGAGTGGCGCGAGGCCATGGACGGGCGGTCCGAGACGCTGGACATCGCCTTCGTCGAGGGCGCCCTGTCGACGCCCGACTGCATCAAGCGGATCCACGAGATCCGGCGCAAGTCCAAGGTCCTGGTGGCCCTGGGCGCCTGCGCGGTGCAGGGCGGCATCAACGCCCTGAAGAACATCCGGCCCATCGAGCAGGTGCGCGAGGAGGTCTACGGGCAGGACAAGTACCTGTTCCCGACGTTGCCCGCGCTGCCGCTGAGCGCGGTGGTCAAGGTCGACGTCAACGTCCGCGGCTGCCCCATGACCCAGCTGGAGTTCCTGAAGGTGTTCACCGCCCTGGTCATGGGCAAGGCGCCCATCGAGCCCGGCAACGCGGTGTGCACCGAGTGCAAGCTGAAGGACAACGAGTGCGTCTACGAGAAGGGGATGATCTGCCTCGGGCCGGTCACCCGCGCCGGCTGCGACGCGCAGTGCCCCACCTTCGGCCAGTACTGCACGGGCTGCCGCGGCCTGGTGCCCGAGCCCAACATCGGGGCGATGGAGGAGATCCTGGTCGCCCACGGCCTGTCGATGGACGACGCGCGCAAGAAGCTGCAGATGTTCAACGCCAACCAGCTCGAGGGGGTCTCCTGATGGGCACCAACCTGGACATCAAGGTCCATCATCTGACGCGGGTGGAGGGCCACGGGGACATCGTGGTCAACATGCGCGACGGCGTGCTGGAGAAGGCGCGCCTGGAGATCGTCGAGGCCCCGCGCTACTTCGAGGCCATGCTCAAGGGCCGCAACTTCCACGAGGCCGCGATCATCACCTCGCGCATCTGCGGCATCTGCTCGCTCGGCCACCAGATGACCTCGTTCAAGGCCACCGAGCAGGCGCTGGGCCTGGAGGTCAGCGAGCAGACGGTGCTGCTGCGCAAGCTGCTGGTCCACGGCGCCACGATCCAGTCCAACGTGCTGCACGCGCTGTTCCTGGCCGCGCCCGACTTCCTGAAGGTCGGCTCGGTGTTCCCGCTGGTGGGCACGCACCCCGAGGTCGTCAAGGCCGCCCTGCGCATGAAGCGGCTGGCCAACGACATCGGCGAGGTGGTCTCCGGCCGCGCCGTCCACCCGATCTCCTGCGTGCCCGGCGGCTTCACGCAGCTCCCGTCGGCGAAGTCCCTGGCCGTGCTGCGCGAGCGCCTCGAGAAGCAGATGCTGCCGGACCTGGTCTTCGCGGCCGACGTCGTGGCGACGCTGGCGGGCGAGATCCCGGACTTCACGCGCGAGACGGAGTTCATCTCCCTGCGCAGCGACGACGACTACGCGCTCTACGACGGCGACATCTGCTCGACCGACACCGGCCGCGTGCCGGACAGCGAGTACCGCCGCATGAGCAACGAGTTCATCGTGCCCCACAGCACCTCGAAGC
This window of the bacterium genome carries:
- a CDS encoding NADH:ubiquinone oxidoreductase, which encodes MANKPRVGIFDFTGCEGCELNQLNFEDQLLDILEHVEIVEWREAMDGRSETLDIAFVEGALSTPDCIKRIHEIRRKSKVLVALGACAVQGGINALKNIRPIEQVREEVYGQDKYLFPTLPALPLSAVVKVDVNVRGCPMTQLEFLKVFTALVMGKAPIEPGNAVCTECKLKDNECVYEKGMICLGPVTRAGCDAQCPTFGQYCTGCRGLVPEPNIGAMEEILVAHGLSMDDARKKLQMFNANQLEGVS
- a CDS encoding 4Fe-4S dicluster domain-containing protein; translated protein: MARFYLEKGKVAAFIGHLQQQKTVYAPHRKGRNAFAFAPVERPQDVVLDYPRSVSSIKRYFLPPREELLSFNLVENTCEQPAVAPLDAVFLGVHSYDVHAVLKLDHNFVTGNPERNYLTRRQGALIVGVGFTPDRFHFSGSVGIPAGDTTGCDLFLHPCEGGYALEALTPGGEGLIAGFPLPAHKAGLPAAAPFHQHIYVPQAKLKDVLAHGYDSEVWEEEAEKCTSCGTCNLVCPTCYCFDVEDGVDITVTRGSRERHWDGCMLRSFTEVAGGEVFREEPAARQRHRVFRKFKYISDETGEPWCVGCGRCTASCTAGISIVSIVNRLVNDYDAVKA
- a CDS encoding FAD/NAD(P)-binding protein, producing the protein MTKRELITPAATKDLYLPVMAEITDVRSMTPLEKLFEIRLPGGADLGHRPGQFVEVSLFGVGEAPISVSSSPTKKGAFELGIRKVGMLTEMIHRMQPGERIGIRGPFGSGFDMSKFKGKDVLVVAGGIGLVPLRSLINYVLDNRGDFGRLIICYGSKSDTDLLFEEERRLWESDPRVEFHLTVDRGSPGWQGRTGVITTLIPGLDLDLPNTLACVCGPPVMYRFVLLALKSKRLPEENIYMSLERRMKCGVGKCGHCQINGSYVCQDGPVYHYPDIKALREAL
- a CDS encoding Ni/Fe hydrogenase subunit alpha, giving the protein MGTNLDIKVHHLTRVEGHGDIVVNMRDGVLEKARLEIVEAPRYFEAMLKGRNFHEAAIITSRICGICSLGHQMTSFKATEQALGLEVSEQTVLLRKLLVHGATIQSNVLHALFLAAPDFLKVGSVFPLVGTHPEVVKAALRMKRLANDIGEVVSGRAVHPISCVPGGFTQLPSAKSLAVLRERLEKQMLPDLVFAADVVATLAGEIPDFTRETEFISLRSDDDYALYDGDICSTDTGRVPDSEYRRMSNEFIVPHSTSKHCKVNRSSYMVGALARWNNNHDRLCPEALGVAAKLGLKPGCHNPFMNTVAQVVESVHCCLDAMAILDRLLAAGIRDEVPNQDPTRHGTGIGATEVPRGILYHEYTYDRQGRITAANCIIPTGQNLANIDDDMVKLVPEVVDRGEAAIAHLLEMLVRAYDPCISCSVHMLDVKFTR